A section of the Aigarchaeota archaeon genome encodes:
- a CDS encoding NADH-quinone oxidoreductase subunit C, giving the protein MSSDLEKTLVKLIDDLKKKFGDKILEVNLEPKKVVKVLVAPECVKEVAQHLKSEWKMDYIKGVTGVDLSRLPGNAREELEVIYHVGSLSSEVLKSVTLSLSTKVSISNPVISSLTSVWRGAEMHEREAYEMLGIRFEGHPDLRRLLLPEFWSDKPPLRKDYIPPGRER; this is encoded by the coding sequence TTGTCATCAGATTTAGAGAAAACCTTAGTTAAGCTAATCGATGATTTGAAGAAGAAGTTTGGTGATAAGATACTCGAAGTAAATTTAGAGCCTAAGAAGGTTGTGAAGGTTCTCGTCGCACCAGAATGCGTCAAAGAGGTTGCCCAGCATTTAAAGTCAGAATGGAAAATGGATTACATAAAGGGCGTGACGGGTGTGGATTTATCAAGATTACCTGGTAATGCACGGGAGGAGTTGGAAGTAATTTATCATGTAGGCAGCCTGTCATCAGAAGTGCTCAAAAGCGTGACGCTCTCTTTATCAACGAAGGTCAGCATATCGAATCCGGTTATATCGTCCCTGACTAGCGTTTGGAGGGGTGCAGAGATGCACGAGCGTGAAGCGTACGAGATGCTAGGTATTAGATTCGAAGGGCACCCAGACTTAAGGAGGTTGCTACTGCCCGAGTTTTGGTCGGATAAACCTCCGCTGAGGAAGGATTACATTCCTCCAGGGAGGGAGCGCTAA
- a CDS encoding rhomboid family intramembrane serine protease → MHYVQEKPKVVYVLILINLAVFVYMFMLSNKDMMRFVYTFGLVPAFIMNGTAFHSFITSMFLHADFFHIFFNMYALFLLGRDCEVAYGSKKFTLLYFLSGIFAGILHSAYIYALFPEDAYRPAIGASGAIFGVMASYAVLFPFRRLFVFFGLIPVAAPAIVVIFGLALIQLLYAIAMPLSSIAYVAHIGGFVAGLIITLIYRAGFRRPYYYI, encoded by the coding sequence ATGCACTACGTTCAAGAAAAACCTAAAGTGGTTTATGTCCTCATACTGATCAACTTAGCGGTTTTTGTTTACATGTTTATGTTATCAAACAAGGACATGATGCGGTTCGTGTATACCTTCGGCCTCGTTCCGGCGTTTATTATGAATGGGACAGCTTTTCATAGTTTCATAACATCCATGTTCTTGCATGCAGATTTTTTTCATATATTCTTCAACATGTATGCATTATTTCTCCTCGGTAGGGATTGTGAAGTTGCTTACGGTTCCAAAAAGTTTACGTTGTTATACTTTCTATCCGGAATATTCGCAGGCATTCTCCACTCCGCTTACATATACGCTCTATTCCCTGAGGATGCGTACAGACCTGCGATAGGTGCCTCCGGTGCAATATTCGGCGTAATGGCAAGCTATGCCGTCTTATTTCCATTCAGAAGACTGTTCGTATTCTTTGGTTTGATTCCTGTCGCGGCGCCTGCGATCGTCGTTATATTTGGACTGGCGCTGATACAATTGCTTTATGCAATAGCCATGCCGCTTAGCTCGATTGCCTACGTCGCGCATATAGGTGGCTTCGTGGCGGGCCTGATAATCACGTTGATTTATAGAGCTGGATTTAGGAGACCATATTATTATATATAG
- the nuoB gene encoding NADH-quinone oxidoreductase subunit NuoB — translation MKYVIYKLKNLSLIKYIINWGRICSMWPVHLTTACCSVEFAALSGPRYDPERFGWLAAVGSLRQSDVLLIEGTVTAKMAQRVRLIYDQMPEPKWVIAMGACAISGGLYAKDSYNVIQGIDDIVPVDVYIPGCPPRPETLFQGILMLRDKIMNEVIR, via the coding sequence CTGAAGTACGTCATATATAAGCTGAAGAATCTATCGCTCATCAAGTACATAATAAACTGGGGAAGGATATGTTCGATGTGGCCTGTTCATCTCACGACGGCGTGCTGCTCCGTCGAGTTTGCGGCCTTAAGCGGACCAAGGTACGACCCTGAAAGGTTCGGCTGGCTTGCTGCAGTCGGTTCTTTGAGACAATCGGACGTCCTACTGATTGAGGGTACCGTTACGGCAAAGATGGCCCAAAGGGTCAGGCTGATTTACGACCAGATGCCAGAACCAAAGTGGGTCATAGCCATGGGAGCTTGTGCTATAAGCGGCGGGCTCTATGCTAAGGACTCTTACAACGTGATTCAAGGCATAGACGATATAGTCCCGGTAGACGTTTACATACCAGGATGCCCACCCAGACCTGAGACGCTTTTCCAAGGAATACTGATGCTTAGGGACAAGATAATGAACGAGGTGATCAGGTGA
- a CDS encoding ATP synthase subunit C — MLKLSVIGQLAFVSLLAFSLFASFTMPVAAAPQEVPELFPKTLSAAIAFSVAVISAGFGIARAGSAGLAAAAERPEIRTTAIIVAAFAEALAIYGIVIAFFILGA; from the coding sequence ATGTTAAAGTTAAGTGTTATCGGTCAGCTGGCGTTTGTATCCTTGCTCGCATTTTCTCTGTTCGCATCGTTTACGATGCCTGTGGCCGCTGCTCCCCAAGAGGTGCCGGAGCTCTTCCCAAAGACACTTTCAGCCGCCATAGCTTTTAGCGTCGCCGTCATATCGGCTGGCTTCGGTATTGCGAGGGCCGGCTCGGCTGGATTGGCGGCTGCCGCCGAGAGGCCTGAGATAAGGACTACGGCAATAATAGTAGCCGCGTTCGCCGAGGCGCTGGCTATCTACGGCATAGTCATCGCATTCTTCATACTCGGTGCGTAA
- a CDS encoding ArsR family transcriptional regulator has translation MEDLLLMLDGVLVDAGKTLSNKSRYDILIALSKGKRTILQIAKETGLSQMTVRFHLKTLVEAGLVRKSSAYKTGGAGRPGAFYELSKSLAMISFPPRQYMLLSYILLASLKESLGELQAKTVLYSFGKKLGQKFRMEIERALMNDNEFTTERFVHYLLDICFKKIGVIAEAVKNSDKEVIIKFYNCPFEEMARNYAGLICEGLENGLYDGLYANSKIFTWKKTKSMIKGDEYCEHMLFLNLGDNKKMLTLQENNINNQKGVKFSMPR, from the coding sequence GTGGAAGATCTTCTGTTGATGTTGGACGGGGTTTTAGTAGATGCGGGCAAAACGCTGTCAAATAAGTCAAGGTATGACATACTGATAGCTCTATCGAAAGGAAAGAGGACAATATTACAGATTGCGAAGGAAACCGGCTTAAGCCAAATGACTGTAAGGTTTCACCTCAAGACGCTAGTTGAAGCTGGTTTGGTGAGAAAAAGTAGTGCGTACAAGACCGGAGGAGCCGGAAGACCTGGTGCTTTTTACGAACTCTCCAAATCTTTAGCGATGATATCATTTCCGCCTAGACAGTACATGCTCTTGTCGTACATACTCTTGGCCTCTCTTAAAGAATCTCTAGGAGAATTGCAGGCAAAGACCGTTCTCTACAGCTTCGGTAAAAAGTTAGGCCAGAAGTTTAGGATGGAAATAGAAAGGGCTCTAATGAATGATAACGAATTTACCACGGAAAGATTCGTCCACTACCTCCTCGATATATGCTTTAAAAAAATCGGGGTAATTGCCGAAGCTGTTAAGAATAGCGATAAAGAAGTGATCATAAAGTTCTACAACTGCCCGTTCGAAGAAATGGCACGAAACTACGCTGGTCTTATCTGTGAGGGACTCGAAAACGGCCTCTATGACGGTCTATACGCTAACTCTAAGATTTTTACATGGAAAAAGACAAAGAGTATGATAAAAGGAGATGAATATTGCGAACATATGTTATTCCTAAACCTTGGAGATAATAAAAAGATGTTGACGTTGCAAGAAAACAATATAAATAATCAAAAAGGTGTTAAATTCTCGATGCCCCGGTAG
- a CDS encoding DUF2148 domain-containing protein, which translates to MRAEDEALLRVAELMALSARTAPKARGADSLSIAIVYDENKERLARAMEELADELGQAFFKRDAQNVRQSPVVLLLAVKATEPKRLDCSACGYKTCSDFEKAPKSMGRAYRGPTCAMYITDLGIAAGSAAKTASMLNADNRIMYTVGTAALKLGLIEGDVALGIPISATGKSIYFDRKF; encoded by the coding sequence ATGAGAGCTGAAGATGAAGCGCTCCTAAGGGTTGCGGAGTTGATGGCCTTAAGCGCAAGGACAGCACCTAAGGCCAGGGGTGCGGACTCGCTGAGTATAGCGATCGTTTATGACGAAAATAAAGAGAGGCTGGCAAGAGCTATGGAGGAGTTGGCCGACGAACTCGGACAGGCATTCTTTAAGCGGGACGCGCAGAACGTTAGACAATCACCGGTAGTCCTCTTGCTTGCCGTAAAGGCTACGGAACCGAAGCGACTGGATTGTAGCGCCTGCGGGTATAAAACATGTAGCGATTTTGAAAAAGCGCCGAAGAGTATGGGTAGGGCCTACAGGGGACCGACGTGCGCCATGTACATCACTGACCTTGGCATAGCCGCAGGCTCAGCTGCAAAGACGGCGAGCATGCTCAACGCCGACAACAGGATAATGTATACGGTCGGTACGGCAGCCCTTAAGCTCGGGCTGATAGAGGGTGATGTAGCACTCGGGATACCGATCTCAGCGACCGGAAAGAGCATATACTTCGACAGGAAGTTCTAG
- a CDS encoding tRNA (cytidine(56)-2'-O)-methyltransferase, whose protein sequence is MKLVVLRLGHRIHRDERVTTHVCLTARAFGCDGVIISGQPDEGVKRSVEDVVQRFGGKFFVEMRQDWMNVIKKWCESGGEVVHLTMYGLPLPKVIEEIKSSSRDKLIIVGSEKVPKKVYEMATWNVSVTNQPISEVAALAVFLDWLQQHREFFIEFENAKIKVIPSAREKKVVRTAR, encoded by the coding sequence ATGAAGTTGGTCGTTCTAAGGCTGGGTCATAGAATACACAGGGACGAAAGGGTTACGACGCATGTTTGCCTGACCGCTAGGGCGTTTGGCTGCGATGGTGTTATAATCTCGGGACAACCGGACGAAGGTGTGAAGAGGTCCGTGGAGGATGTGGTACAGAGGTTCGGCGGCAAGTTCTTCGTCGAGATGAGACAAGACTGGATGAATGTTATAAAAAAATGGTGCGAATCTGGAGGGGAAGTAGTGCACCTAACCATGTACGGTCTGCCGTTACCTAAGGTCATCGAAGAGATAAAATCCTCCAGCAGGGACAAGCTCATAATAGTCGGGTCAGAGAAGGTACCGAAGAAGGTTTACGAGATGGCAACGTGGAACGTGTCCGTGACTAACCAGCCAATATCCGAGGTCGCCGCACTGGCCGTGTTCCTCGACTGGCTCCAGCAACATCGTGAATTCTTCATAGAGTTCGAGAATGCAAAGATTAAAGTGATCCCGTCGGCAAGGGAAAAGAAGGTCGTACGCACTGCACGATGA
- a CDS encoding transcription factor produces the protein MPDFLLIVDEDVVLEVMRLVGGEDAVSIVKFLIKNPSKSDEEIASALGMNVKDVRKILHKLIDYSLLTYDVAKDKDTGHRIFRWRVQQDQVLGYIKTQIRRMIDRLKVKLEYEQSHQFYYCGTKGCRKYAFEEAVDKLFRCPVCGNMLNYYDNSRVVEALKQKLQILEKSI, from the coding sequence GTGCCGGACTTCTTACTCATAGTCGATGAAGACGTAGTTCTTGAAGTTATGAGGCTGGTCGGCGGCGAAGACGCTGTCAGCATAGTAAAATTTCTAATCAAGAATCCATCAAAGAGCGATGAAGAGATAGCCTCTGCTTTAGGAATGAATGTGAAGGACGTAAGAAAAATTCTCCATAAGCTCATTGACTACTCGCTTCTTACCTACGACGTGGCGAAGGACAAAGATACGGGACATAGGATATTCAGGTGGAGAGTTCAGCAGGACCAGGTCCTGGGTTACATAAAAACCCAGATCAGAAGAATGATCGATCGGCTTAAGGTTAAGCTGGAGTACGAGCAAAGTCACCAATTCTACTACTGCGGTACAAAAGGTTGCAGAAAATATGCTTTCGAGGAAGCCGTCGATAAGCTATTCAGATGCCCTGTATGCGGCAACATGCTGAACTACTACGACAATAGCAGGGTGGTAGAGGCACTTAAACAAAAGCTCCAAATACTAGAAAAATCGATTTAG
- a CDS encoding V-type ATP synthase subunit D, which yields MSVSFGGKYLPTKLELIRIRRSLQVAQNVYRILEDKRDILVRRLNELIEEAEEARRKLMEPLTKAYDALHESLLIIGPLRLQSIATNVPETVSVRAKSRTIMGINIPTVELDGGKIGLTYGFADTTVSLDEAASMFRELVGVICKAAELENAIFRLAEELKKTQRLLNALQHVVIPRYKDAIKFISMTLEERERDDFVKLKHIKRRFELREERAHAS from the coding sequence TTGTCCGTAAGCTTTGGCGGGAAGTACCTGCCGACTAAGTTGGAGCTGATAAGGATACGACGTTCTTTGCAGGTTGCTCAAAACGTTTACAGAATATTAGAAGACAAGAGAGACATACTCGTGAGGAGGCTGAACGAACTCATAGAGGAGGCTGAGGAGGCAAGGCGAAAGCTCATGGAGCCGCTTACGAAAGCTTACGATGCTTTACACGAAAGCTTGCTTATCATAGGACCTTTGAGGCTGCAGAGTATCGCCACCAACGTACCTGAGACCGTTTCCGTTAGAGCAAAATCTAGGACCATTATGGGAATAAACATACCTACGGTTGAGTTAGACGGTGGGAAGATAGGACTTACTTATGGATTTGCCGACACAACCGTCTCACTCGACGAAGCGGCCAGCATGTTCCGGGAACTGGTTGGTGTTATATGTAAAGCGGCAGAACTTGAAAACGCAATCTTTAGACTTGCTGAGGAGCTAAAGAAGACCCAACGTCTTCTTAATGCTCTTCAACATGTAGTCATACCCAGGTATAAGGACGCGATAAAGTTCATATCCATGACGCTCGAAGAAAGAGAAAGAGACGACTTCGTCAAATTGAAGCACATTAAAAGAAGGTTTGAGTTAAGAGAGGAGAGGGCGCATGCAAGTTAG
- a CDS encoding acetamidase/formamidase family protein has product MLGPVKNGGLIIYITTPGCWGPMITPTIRGGHEVNVPVAVEGANIGDAVAIKIESIKVRSRATSSGTDKPVNGAYVGDPFVAKKCPSCGEPWPQSRLQGVGLEAIRCEKCGSPSSPFRMVNGYTMVFDERRCFGVTVREDVARWLAVDGYAWMDIPRNSKQFPVVIAAKADLVGLPTRLRPFLGQLGTTPSVDIPDSHNAGDFGTFLIGAPHKYAITEQQYKECITDGHLDIDSVREGAVLIAPVKLDGAGIYAGDVHAQQGDGEVAGHTTDISAEVKVRVNVIKGLNLKGPLLFPPPEDLPPLAKPMCAEEWALAKRLANEYGVEPEPWLPVQVIGTGPDINKAAETGFLRASELFGMSIDEVRNRVTIAGAVEIGRLPGVVQVTLPVPVKKMKELQLYDIAKKLYAPPFD; this is encoded by the coding sequence ATGCTAGGCCCAGTCAAAAACGGCGGTTTGATAATCTACATAACGACACCAGGATGCTGGGGTCCGATGATTACGCCAACTATACGAGGAGGCCACGAAGTTAACGTTCCCGTAGCAGTCGAGGGTGCAAATATAGGCGACGCCGTGGCAATAAAAATTGAATCCATAAAGGTTAGGTCTAGAGCGACCTCGTCTGGAACAGACAAGCCGGTTAACGGTGCGTATGTCGGGGATCCTTTTGTAGCGAAGAAGTGTCCAAGCTGCGGTGAACCCTGGCCGCAATCAAGACTACAAGGTGTGGGCTTGGAGGCGATAAGGTGTGAAAAGTGTGGCTCACCCTCATCCCCCTTCAGGATGGTTAATGGATACACGATGGTCTTTGATGAGCGTAGATGTTTCGGTGTGACTGTTAGAGAGGATGTGGCGAGATGGCTCGCGGTCGATGGTTATGCTTGGATGGACATACCAAGGAACTCGAAACAATTTCCTGTAGTAATTGCAGCAAAAGCTGATCTGGTAGGTTTACCTACAAGGTTGAGACCATTCCTCGGTCAACTCGGAACGACACCAAGTGTCGACATACCCGACTCTCATAATGCTGGAGACTTCGGCACATTCCTCATAGGCGCGCCCCATAAATACGCGATAACCGAGCAGCAGTACAAGGAGTGCATAACTGACGGTCATCTTGACATAGACTCCGTGAGGGAAGGTGCAGTGCTCATCGCACCCGTGAAGCTGGATGGTGCTGGTATTTACGCTGGCGATGTACACGCTCAGCAAGGAGATGGTGAGGTAGCTGGACATACAACGGACATCTCGGCCGAGGTCAAGGTGAGAGTAAATGTAATAAAAGGTCTGAACTTGAAAGGGCCGCTTCTATTTCCACCACCCGAAGACCTACCGCCGCTAGCCAAGCCGATGTGTGCAGAAGAATGGGCACTCGCTAAGAGGTTGGCAAACGAGTACGGTGTGGAACCGGAACCATGGTTACCAGTCCAAGTTATAGGAACGGGCCCGGATATAAATAAGGCCGCCGAGACGGGCTTCTTGAGAGCCTCCGAGTTATTTGGAATGTCTATAGATGAAGTTAGAAACAGGGTAACCATAGCTGGTGCCGTGGAGATAGGCAGGCTACCGGGCGTAGTTCAGGTAACGTTACCTGTACCCGTAAAGAAGATGAAGGAGTTGCAGCTTTACGATATAGCCAAAAAATTGTACGCACCACCGTTCGATTAG
- a CDS encoding ribbon-helix-helix domain-containing protein: MTRYVTVKIPEEIGLQIDKVLYKAGYSSRAEFVKDAIRRLLEKFNEQEAQTYGVQQANESRA; this comes from the coding sequence ATGACACGCTATGTGACCGTGAAGATCCCGGAAGAGATAGGTCTTCAGATAGACAAAGTATTGTACAAAGCAGGCTACAGCAGCAGAGCAGAGTTCGTTAAGGATGCCATAAGAAGGTTACTGGAGAAGTTCAACGAGCAAGAGGCTCAGACTTACGGTGTGCAACAAGCGAACGAGAGCCGCGCATAA